Proteins encoded in a region of the Deinococcus misasensis DSM 22328 genome:
- a CDS encoding bifunctional 3-deoxy-7-phosphoheptulonate synthase/chorismate mutase, with protein MDEIKALRAEIDQINLQILDLLSRRAEVVIKIGEAQSQQGLSHYDPAREEQMLKDLARANKGPFPEATIKKLFKEVFKASLDLEEQQDKKALLVSRKTKKDDTIVQIGDLQVGGGNAPFLIAGPCSIESEEQMDSTAEYLAGYGVKILRGGAYKPRTSPYGFQGMGVDGLILGSRSSRANGQYFVTEVMDTRDVEIVAEYADILQIGARNMHNFALLREVGKAKKPVLLKRGLSATMEEWLYAAEYILSEGNPNVILCERGIRTYEKWTRNTLDLSAVALAKQETHLPVVVDVTHAAGRRDLLIPLAKAALACGADGIHVEVHPSPATALSDNEQQLDFAGFKKFYEALETQLKMPVNV; from the coding sequence ATGGACGAGATCAAAGCACTCCGCGCAGAGATCGATCAAATCAACCTGCAGATTCTGGACCTCCTCTCCAGACGCGCAGAAGTCGTGATCAAAATCGGTGAAGCACAATCCCAACAGGGCCTGTCCCACTACGACCCGGCCCGTGAAGAACAAATGCTGAAGGACCTGGCCAGAGCCAACAAAGGTCCTTTCCCAGAGGCCACCATCAAGAAGCTCTTCAAAGAGGTCTTCAAGGCCAGCCTGGATCTGGAAGAACAACAGGACAAAAAAGCCCTGCTGGTCTCCCGCAAAACCAAGAAAGACGACACCATCGTGCAAATTGGTGACCTGCAAGTCGGTGGGGGCAATGCACCTTTCCTGATCGCCGGTCCCTGCTCCATCGAATCGGAAGAGCAGATGGACAGCACCGCCGAATACCTCGCAGGTTACGGCGTGAAAATCCTGCGTGGTGGAGCCTACAAACCCCGCACCAGCCCTTACGGTTTTCAGGGGATGGGTGTGGATGGCCTGATTCTGGGCAGCCGTTCCTCCAGAGCCAACGGACAGTACTTCGTCACCGAAGTGATGGACACCCGCGATGTGGAAATCGTTGCCGAATACGCCGACATCCTGCAAATCGGTGCCCGCAACATGCACAACTTCGCCCTGCTCCGTGAAGTGGGCAAAGCCAAAAAACCCGTTTTGCTCAAGCGTGGCTTAAGCGCCACCATGGAAGAGTGGCTGTACGCCGCAGAATACATCCTCTCCGAGGGCAACCCCAACGTAATCCTCTGCGAACGTGGCATCCGCACCTACGAAAAATGGACCCGCAACACCCTTGACCTGAGTGCTGTGGCCCTCGCCAAGCAGGAAACCCACCTGCCTGTGGTGGTGGACGTGACCCACGCAGCAGGACGCCGTGACCTGCTGATTCCTCTGGCCAAAGCCGCTCTGGCTTGTGGTGCAGACGGCATCCACGTGGAAGTGCACCCCAGCCCTGCCACCGCCCTCAGCGACAACGAGCAGCAACTGGATTTCGCTGGCTTCAAGAAGTTCTACGAAGCCCTCGAAACCCAGCTCAAAATGCCTGTCAACGTTTAA
- the tatC gene encoding twin-arginine translocase subunit TatC, with the protein MSKTPANAEAPLLEHLEELRIRIFWALGFWIVGSGVAWNYRANIIDFLQYPLSFTKTNSNLMVTQVTDQLFMSFSIAMWGGLIVSFPFILHQIWLFVAPGLYDNERKWSIPMILWALSAFLTGTAFCYYVFLPKALPFMIDFLGAGLDVSFVVNLNLGQYIGQMLSYLLTFGLAFELPILTFVLARLGIVTYQLLASWRRYAVVVLLILAAVITPTPDPVNMLMLAVPLYVLYELGILLARMGKPKTQENAVEQ; encoded by the coding sequence ATGTCCAAGACTCCTGCAAACGCTGAAGCCCCCCTGCTCGAACACTTAGAAGAATTGCGGATCCGCATTTTCTGGGCGCTCGGGTTCTGGATTGTGGGCTCGGGTGTCGCCTGGAACTACCGGGCCAACATCATCGACTTTCTGCAATATCCCCTGTCGTTCACCAAGACCAACAGCAACCTGATGGTCACGCAGGTCACCGATCAGTTGTTCATGAGCTTTTCGATTGCCATGTGGGGCGGATTGATCGTGTCGTTCCCGTTCATCCTGCACCAGATCTGGCTGTTTGTGGCTCCCGGCCTTTACGACAACGAGCGCAAATGGTCCATCCCGATGATCCTCTGGGCCCTGAGTGCTTTCCTGACCGGAACGGCGTTCTGTTATTACGTGTTCTTGCCCAAAGCCCTGCCGTTCATGATTGATTTTCTGGGCGCAGGTCTGGATGTGTCTTTCGTGGTGAACCTGAACCTCGGGCAGTACATCGGACAGATGCTGTCTTACCTGCTGACTTTTGGTCTGGCCTTTGAACTTCCCATCCTGACGTTTGTGCTGGCCCGTCTGGGCATCGTCACTTACCAGTTGCTGGCCAGTTGGCGCAGGTATGCGGTGGTGGTTCTCCTGATTCTGGCGGCAGTGATCACCCCCACTCCAGACCCCGTGAACATGCTGATGCTGGCCGTTCCACTGTATGTCCTCTATGAACTGGGGATTCTGCTTGCTAGAATGGGAAAACCCAAAACGCAAGAAAACGCTGTGGAACAGTAA